Within the Debaryomyces hansenii CBS767 chromosome E complete sequence genome, the region TCCATGAAATTATGGGTTTAATGTACATAAATTTGTACAGGGAGGCTATTAATGTTCCGAATGATTCTACTATTTCAAAGgatgatttaaaaatattaagtTTATATGACAAGCACTATTTACGGCATGATTTGTTTACTCTATTCAACAGATTTATGGTACTGGGGGGAATAATTGGAAGGTTctatgaaaatgaaagcGTTTTATGGAAGTCTATTGAGAGCATTAACgtaaatttgatgaaaattgaccaattgattcattataatttaatcaGTAAGTTGAAATTGGAATCACAATTATGGGCAATAAGGTATCTTCGATTGCTATTATTAAGGGAATTGGGaaataatttagaaacTACAAGCTTATTGTGGGATAAACTAGTCTCGATTCAGAAGTCGATCTCATCTATTCCAGATTTAATTACTTTTCTAATTATAGGACTACTAATTAGAGTGAAAACAGAATTAATCACATGTGACTTTAGTGAATGCTTATCACTTTTGTTGCATTACCCTATAGGAAAGGAGTTCTCGAAATCATCACCTGAGAATTTCGTCTATCATTTGTTCAGGGATGCAGTGAAGCTATATGAAAGGAGAGATAATGACttgaaattatataattatgGTATCCACCTCAATGACAAATGGAATCCTAAGTTGAAGGTAGTGATGAACTTTACTAATAGTAATAGAAATAGTGGTGAATCCAGTAAGTCTGGTAGTCCAGACCCCTCCGAACAAATAAAGGAAGGAAATGGTCTGATGACGAAAAACGAAAAAATGGCATTCGAAAAATACAGATTAGAAATGAggttaaagaagaaagctCAACTGCTTATGAGACCATAGATAATCACCTATTAATGCATATTTAGTCGAATTTATCTTCGTGGAATAAGTAGAAATAGAAAGTAACACAAAAGCCGATAAATATTTCGAGGCATAATTTCGAAGTAGCTAAAAAAATCTACCATCAAATTATGCTaactttttaaatttatagaTAATTAAATATGGGTAAAAGAAAATCTTCGGCCAAACCGcaaaagaagataaagCAAAAGTTAGATATAACGTTTTCGTGTTTGTTTTGCAATCATGAAAAGTCAGTCATTTGTACATtagataaaaaaaattcattagGTGAATTGCATTGCAAGATATGCGGTCAAAGTTTCCAAACAGCTATCCATTCATTGTCTCAACCAGTAGATGTATATTCCGATTGGATTGATGCTTGTGAAGATTTAGCAGAAGAAGCCGAAGCTACTGGTACTGTACCCGAAGAAGACAATGGAGAATATAGTGATGAAGAGTACGGCGATTCAAGAAAGAGCAGAGACCCAGCACTTGAATccgatgaagatgattatTAAACACGATATAAGGGTTTAGTGCGATAGTAATCTACTGGATAGTATATCAGCTAAATGTTACTGAAAGGCTAATTGTATAAAAATGcaatttaattatatataaaaccagaattaaataaagtttatataaattataaaatgGTTCGATGAAATCTAATCTGTAATCCAaatcaagaattaaatGTATTTATGCTATTTGTTTTCGGTAAACTAATACTCAATTCAACTTTGCAAGATTCGTTAAAACTTGGTCATAGGCCTGGCTAATCTCATCTCCATCAGTCTTATTGTCTAATTTGTTATCAGAACTAGGATTGGTGTCTCTTGGTGTGTTATAATCAACATGGATTCCTTCATTTGAATTAGAGGATTCTTCATTACAATCTTGGCATGTCCTGAGATTCTTCAACTTGCCCATAATTTCTTCCACTAGATGCGCTTCATTCTCATTATCAGCTGGCTCAGTATAATCATTCAGATTAAATACGTTTCCTAAAGAAAttcctttttcttttaaacGAGCtaaatattgaatgatCTTATCTAAGTCAGCTAGATCAACATCTAATATTATCTTTCGAATTTCATCACCTGATAGATTATCAAACTTGTGGAAAAAATCAGATGATGCCGATGGCTCTTCTGAGTTATGGAAATCATGGAGTTTCAGTAACTTCAATACTGAACCCTCTTGCCTGTCCAAATGCGTTAAATTAGATTTGGATGATGATCTTGAAAGAGATAATGGAGATTTGCTAATTGGGATATTTTGAGACTTAGGTAAGTCAAGGCGGTTATTATATGAATCACTGTCGTCCTTCAACATATAAGTATTCTTCTCATCCTCTGAAACGTTTCTAATCATGAAAGAAGAACTTATTTCGTTGTCTTGAAGATCTactaatgaattatcaatcaattgCAAACCTTTTTCAATCGACGAATCAATATATAAGAATCTTAAAAATGTCTCTTTACCATCTAGATTGAGTTCATTTTTAACTTGTAATTTAAGCAATTCGTTCATAGCGCCTTTTAATTCTTGACGGATACTTGTCGCTTTATAAACGAATTTTTGGACTTCGGGTGATTTTAAGTCTAACTTCAGCTCCGCTTTCATAGATAATATGTTATTCAATTGGCCTGTTAAAGAGCTCAAGTTAGGATCATCTTGGCCATTATCTGAATCCTGAGATTTCTTTGATGATGCATATAATAATCTTTCCATGTTTCTCATACTATATAAACCAATCTTGTCCTTGATAAAATCGGGTATATCCCCATAATCACAATCTAATGTAATCAACGttttagaatttttcaacccTTGGGTTAATGCCGATGCTGCAGTCAAATCGACTTTATTACCAATGAGGGAAAAATATGCCAAATTCTTACAGAAGGGTAAAACTTCTGCTATTGTAACCAATGCTGGGGTGCTTAAATCATTGTTCTCCACATGAAGCCTAATTAATTTAGGAAAAAGTGGAAACTTAGAAGTAAAATAAGCTGCGATAGAACTCTGAGTTGTCGTGGACCTAGATACTTCTGAAGAAGCGCTAGTTACACTACTTTCCAATGACTTGACAGGaacttcaatatttgatatctCTTTTGATGGTGAGGAATTAAAAGATCCGAAAAGTTTCGGATTATTGGATAAGtctaaatatttcaatgatgGAAATCTCATCACCACAGTttcaaatacttctttGAAAGCATCAGAAAACCTTAAATTTGTGGCATTTAGACTAAGGAATGCTAGTGAGCATTGACAAATATAGCCATCAAACTCTTTGTCATTTCGTTTTTGCAAGAATACATTCAAATATTGTAAGGACAGGAAATCATTATAACCTAGATCTAAACCTCTTACGAAGGGCCTAAATAACCAATCATCAACAACTATCTTTAACTGTTTAACCGATAAATTGTTGTAAGCTAACCCTAATCTATTTGTTTTTATCAGAACAGCCATTTTAACGAACTTCTCAAAGATGTCTAGGTCAGATATACAGCATCCcgtcaatatcaattcttcaataccaCATCTCGCTACTATAGTTGCAGTAAAAAGAGCCCAATCCATATCTGATCTATTCTCCTTATTACAAGTCATTCTGacgatttcttcttttttatcGTTCGAATGCAGgcttttctttttcttcttcgataaGTCAACTGAGAGAGATGGACATTGGGTGATGTCTAGCTTATTCAAGACTGTGTTTCTGGAAAGAAACCAACATAATAGAGACCAACCTGCAGAATCAATAGGGGTATTACGCAAACTTAACTTTTCCAATTGTGTTTTGGCACTCATTGcagataataaaattttgaacTGCTCATACGACAAGCTCACTCCATCCAACGACACGCATATGATCGGGGCAATCCTTAAAAAATCCGCAAATGTTTGAATTTCCACCATTGTGGGAGTTGGATTCCGAAGCTGTAATATAGGTAGAGGGGCTAAGGATCCTTTTGTAAGTTGCTTCATAATTGCTGGGATTGGTAAAATCTCCCGAAGGTGACAACATCTAGTATACATGACATCAAGCGCCATCTTTTTGACGGGGACGTCATAGTTATGAAAGCTATGACGATTATGATGGCTCAACATGGGTTTATCTATTCCTAACAGTTTTGCATGTTTATCAACTTTTGTttcgtcatcatctttGCCTAAGTTATTACCAGAAGCTTCTTTGTATTCGTTAGATTCGTCTTTAGTCTTTTCTCCATTTGCAGATCTCCCCGTATCTAACGATCCAGAACCACCCACTACAATACCACCACCTTGACCAACTTgagatttttcaatagctgttttatcttcttcagtCAAAGGGTTAATTTTTAAGGCACCATTAGGTAATATCTCTACATTACCTCGTCTGGGATTTCTAGACGGTATTTGTTGTGGCGgatcaattaaaaatgTCAGTGAATGAAATGCAACCCTTTTAAGAGGTTTCAAGTCAGAAAATTCGGGCAAAACATCAGTTGAACGTAACGGTGATGGTATTGATACTGGAATCGACAGTGAAGAACCTAATGATTCCGAGTTTCTACGGTTCTTTTCGGTAGCCATTGATACTGAAGGTAATGGTGGATTGGTACTACTACGCTTCCTTAGAAAAGACGAAAACTTGTTACCTGTAGAAGTATTACCTTCAGCCAGACTAACGTCactttgattttgatttccaTTCACTAGGGCACTAGGCAAAGGGGAATATTTAGGATGTTCTGGTATAGAAAGTTTCCTATTTCCATCCCTTTGAGTTGAAGGCTCAGATGCCCTATTGGACGAAGCAGCAGAACTTTTACGCAGGTCCTTCCTCTGGTAGAATTTAATGTATTCTTCTAACCTTGGATCGGATGCtggatttgaataattagGGGTAGACATAGATCTGCTTAATCGCAAGTCATCAGATTGATTatcactattattattattatattttgatgataCTGTCGAagaatcatcaaattctgTACCGCTTGAAACAGATTTCCTCGAACCTAAACTATAATTATCTTTGAACATCAGAGAGCGTGACGGTGTTGGTTCATCGTGAGATTTATGACCAAACTTCCCTTTCAACTTCGAAAAAAACCCTCCCAGTGAACTAATATTGGGGACACTTTCTCGTCTTTTATTTGAACTACTTGAGTCCTGTGATATCGGCAATGTACGTGCTGTAGATGGGCTTTCTTCCAGAATTGGGGCCATGGAAGGTCTGGTcttatttgaattgttcTCATTCGTATTGGATATATTTGCCAGCAAATGGGGAGATACAGGCGAAACAGGCGTATAATTATCATCGTTCGTGTTACCTCTCTTCCCATTGTCTGTGCCCGTGCTTGTATTAACAGGCTTGGTTGGTAAAGGTCGGTCTATATTTGAGTCCCTTAATATCCAATCAACATCAGTATTTTTCACTtccttcaaattatcaacacTATCCTGATCCAATATATCTCTAATTGCCTCTAAATCAATTCCATGGTTACGACTGGATGATTGATGATTGTCTGAAGACATGCTAATATTACTATGAGTAAATATTATAGATTTAATTTACTAATTAAGCCGATTTAAACAAATGTCTGATACACT harbors:
- a CDS encoding DEHA2E19338p (similar to CA4071|IPF2561 Candida albicans IPF2561 unknown function) — translated: MSAIADNEYTPQNAKHFTRSLIWKTCYITKSLNIQTWDSRLSESRVIYHSLIKRKDMNIPWWDLERDHTFYQSKEIALTRRQSVKRNTSTKTSRSVKKTPLSTVSISKTDDPLNASSSPQLHDHIIDDLDLLKTIIMDIDRLFPGEKYFNSLTPSSLESKRQLIELLFVWSKCNPQVGYKQGFHEIMGLMYINLYREAINVPNDSTISKDDLKILSLYDKHYLRHDLFTLFNRFMVSGGIIGRFYENESVLWKSIESINVNLMKIDQLIHYNLISKLKLESQLWAIRYLRLLLLRELGNNLETTSLLWDKLVSIQKSISSIPDLITFLIIGLLIRVKTELITCDFSECLSLLLHYPIGKEFSKSSPENFVYHLFRDAVKLYERRDNDLKLYNYGIHLNDKWNPKLKVVMNFTNSNRNSGESSKSGSPDPSEQIKEGNGSMTKNEKMAFEKYRLEMRLKKKAQSLMRP
- a CDS encoding DEHA2E19360p (similar to uniprot|P36053 Saccharomyces cerevisiae YKL160W ELF1 Protein of unknown function); translation: MGKRKSSAKPQKKIKQKLDITFSCLFCNHEKSVICTLDKKNSLGELHCKICGQSFQTAIHSLSQPVDVYSDWIDACEDLAEEAEATGTVPEEDNGEYSDEEYGDSRKSRDPALESDEDDY
- a CDS encoding DEHA2E19382p (weakly similar to uniprot|P43638 Saccharomyces cerevisiae YJL042W MHP1 Microtubule-associated protein involved in assembly and stabilization of microtubules) yields the protein MSSDNHQSSSRNHGIDLEAIRDILDQDSVDNLKEVKNTDVDWILRDSNIDRPLPTKPVNTSTGTDNGKRGNTNDDNYTPVSPVSPHLSANISNTNENNSNKTRPSMAPISEESPSTARTLPISQDSSSSNKRRESVPNISSSGGFFSKLKGKFGHKSHDEPTPSRSSMFKDNYSLGSRKSVSSGTEFDDSSTVSSKYNNNNSDNQSDDLRLSRSMSTPNYSNPASDPRLEEYIKFYQRKDSRKSSAASSNRASEPSTQRDGNRKLSIPEHPKYSPLPSALVNGNQNQSDVSSAEGNTSTGNKFSSFLRKRSSTNPPLPSVSMATEKNRRNSESLGSSSSIPVSIPSPLRSTDVLPEFSDLKPLKRVAFHSSTFLIDPPQQIPSRNPRRGNVEILPNGALKINPLTEEDKTAIEKSQVGQGGGIVVGGSGSLDTGRSANGEKTKDESNEYKEASGNNLGKDDDETKVDKHAKSLGIDKPMLSHHNRHSFHNYDVPVKKMALDVMYTRCCHLREILPIPAIMKQLTKGSLAPLPILQLRNPTPTMVEIQTFADFLRIAPIICVSLDGVSLSYEQFKILLSAMSAKTQLEKLSLRNTPIDSAGWSLLCWFLSRNTVLNKLDITQCPSLSVDLSKKKKKSSHSNDKKEEIVRMTCNKENRSDMDWALFTATIVARCGIEELILTGCCISDLDIFEKFVKMAVSIKTNRLGLAYNNLSVKQLKIVVDDWLFRPFVRGLDLGYNDFSSLQYLNVFLQKRNDKEFDGYICQCSLAFLSLNATNLRFSDAFKEVFETVVMRFPSLKYLDLSNNPKLFGSFNSSPSKEISNIEVPVKSLESSVTSASSEVSRSTTTQSSIAAYFTSKFPLFPKLIRLHVENNDLSTPALVTIAEVLPFCKNLAYFSLIGNKVDLTAASALTQGLKNSKTLITLDCDYGDIPDFIKDKIGLYSMRNMERLLYASSKKSQDSDNGQDDPNLSSLTGQLNNILSMKAESKLDLKSPEVQKFVYKATSIRQELKGAMNELLKLQVKNELNLDGKETFLRFLYIDSSIEKGLQLIDNSLVDLQDNEISSSFMIRNVSEDEKNTYMLKDDSDSYNNRLDLPKSQNIPISKSPLSLSRSSSKSNLTHLDRQEGSVLKLSKLHDFHNSEEPSASSDFFHKFDNLSGDEIRKIILDVDLADLDKIIQYLARLKEKGISLGNVFNSNDYTEPADNENEAHLVEEIMGKLKNLRTCQDCNEESSNSNEGIHVDYNTPRDTNPSSDNKLDNKTDGDEISQAYDQVLTNLAKLN